From the Myripristis murdjan chromosome 14, fMyrMur1.1, whole genome shotgun sequence genome, one window contains:
- the LOC115371252 gene encoding post-GPI attachment to proteins factor 2 isoform X2, producing the protein MLQGPYGSLDRDRPLLRLPFTHFAVGTVLLALTGLIACLVMSLMYHFKESTYTHCQVPNYLPSISASISLVPERYIWRCCIGLHSAPRYLVAATYFKFYRGRLARSPLELLLSGLTLLCSLAENTGLLLLTYVASTETYSVHKNGFIVFIGSSLLHMLFTCRLWQVISRYCVNPEEVTSYRWKVRLFLLSVSCCLAAAYFFRRHNKYCEPGKS; encoded by the exons atGCTTCAGGGCCCGTACGGCAGCCTGGACCGGGACAGGCCGCTCCTCCGGCTGCCCTTCACACACTTCGCCGTCGGGACGGTCCTGCTGGCCCTCACCGGTCTGATCGCCTGCCTCGTCATGTCGCTGATGTACCACTTCAAGGAGTCGACGTACACACACTGCCAG GTCCCAAACTACCTCCCGTCCATCAGCGCGTCCATCAGCCTCGTGCCCGAGCGCTACATCTGGCGCTGCTGCATCGGCCTGCACTCGGCGCCGCGCTACCTGGTGGCCGCCACCTACTTCAAGTTCTACCGCGGCCGGCTGGCCCGCAGCccgctggagctgctgctcagcGGCCTGACGCTCCTCTGCAGCCTGGCCGAGAACAccggcctgctgctgctcacctaCGTGGCGTCCACGGAGACGTACA GCGTCCACAAGAACGGCTTCATCGTGTTCATCGGCAGCTCGCTGCTGCACATGCTCTTCACGTGCAGACTGTGGCAGGTGATCAGCAGATACTGCGTCAACCCAGag gaAGTGACGTCGTACCGATGGAAGGTGCGTCTCTTCTTGCTGAGCGTGAGCTGCTGTCTGGCTGCTGCCTATTTCTTCAGACGCCATAACAAATACTGCGAACCAGGAA AGTCCTGA
- the LOC115371556 gene encoding uncharacterized protein LOC115371556 translates to QEPLKLTGLRSVCGFESHRKLQDTELLQDTELLQDTSLLQDTSLLQDTELLQDTSLLQDTELLQDTSLLQDTELLQDTSLLRDTSLLRDTSLLQDTELLRDTSLLQDTSLLRDTSLLRDTSLLQDTELLRDTSLLRDTPLLRDTELLQDTELLRDTSLLQDTSLLRDTSLLRDTPLLQDTPLLQDTSLLQDTPLLQDTELLRDTELLRDTSLLRDTSLLRDTSLLRDTPLLQDTPLLQDTPLLQDTSLLQDTSLLRDTSLLRDTELLRDTELLRDTELLQDTSLLQDTSLLQDTSLLRDTELLQDTSLLQDTSLLQLQPSNPKRHHRIHQREIPQNMVLDTVCVCVCVCVCVCVCVCVQDTEGQHSWT, encoded by the exons CAGGAGCCGTTAAAACTGACAGGGCTCAGGTCAGTTTGTGGGTTTGAGTCCCACCGTAAGCTGCaggacactgagctgctgcaggacactgagctgctgcaggacacgtctctgctgcaggacacgtctctgctgcaggacactgagctgctgcaggacacgtctctgctgcaggacactgagctgctgcaggacacgtctctgctgcaggacactgagctgctgcaggacacgTCTCTGCTGCGGGACACGTCTCTGCTGCGGGACAcgtctctgctgcaggacactgagctgctgcgGGACAcgtctctgctgcaggacacgTCTCTGCTGCGGGACACGTCTCTGCTGCGGGACAcgtctctgctgcaggacactgagctgctgcgGGACACGTCTCTGCTGCGGGACACGCCTCTGCTGCgggacactgagctgctgcaggacactgagctgctgcgGGACACAtctctgctgcaggacacgTCTCTGCTGCGGGACACGTCTCTGCTGCGGGACACGCCTCTGCTGCAGGACACGCCTCTGCTGCAGGACAcgtctctgctgcaggacacgcctctgctgcaggacactgagctgctgcgggacactgagctgctgcgGGACACGTCTCTGCTGCGGGACACGTCTCTGCTGCGGGACACGTCTCTGCTGCGGGACACGCCTCTGCTGCAGGACACGCCTCTGCTGCAGGACACGCCTTTGCTGCAGGACAcgtctctgctgcaggacacgTCTCTGCTGCGGGACACGTCTCTGCTGCgggacactgagctgctgcgggacactgagctgctgcgggacactgagctgctgcaggacacgtctctgctgcaggacacgtctctgctgcaggacacgTCTCTGCTGCgggacactgagctgctgcaggacacgtctctgctgcag gacacgtctctgctgcagctccaacCCTCCAACCCCAAAAGACATCACAGAATCCACCAGAGAGAAATACCCCAAAACATGGTTTTggacaccgtgtgtgtgtgtgtgtgtgtgtgtgtgtgtgtgtgtgtgtgtgtgtgtgttcaggacaCAGAGGGACAACATTCATGGACATAA
- the LOC115371252 gene encoding post-GPI attachment to proteins factor 2 isoform X1 → MLQGPYGSLDRDRPLLRLPFTHFAVGTVLLALTGLIACLVMSLMYHFKESTYTHCQVPNYLPSISASISLVPERYIWRCCIGLHSAPRYLVAATYFKFYRGRLARSPLELLLSGLTLLCSLAENTGLLLLTYVASTETYSVHKNGFIVFIGSSLLHMLFTCRLWQVISRYCVNPEEVTSYRWKVRLFLLSVSCCLAAAYFFRRHNKYCEPGIYTLFALCEYLVVLSNMAFHMTAFLDFGSKEMLVATPPEDKRY, encoded by the exons atGCTTCAGGGCCCGTACGGCAGCCTGGACCGGGACAGGCCGCTCCTCCGGCTGCCCTTCACACACTTCGCCGTCGGGACGGTCCTGCTGGCCCTCACCGGTCTGATCGCCTGCCTCGTCATGTCGCTGATGTACCACTTCAAGGAGTCGACGTACACACACTGCCAG GTCCCAAACTACCTCCCGTCCATCAGCGCGTCCATCAGCCTCGTGCCCGAGCGCTACATCTGGCGCTGCTGCATCGGCCTGCACTCGGCGCCGCGCTACCTGGTGGCCGCCACCTACTTCAAGTTCTACCGCGGCCGGCTGGCCCGCAGCccgctggagctgctgctcagcGGCCTGACGCTCCTCTGCAGCCTGGCCGAGAACAccggcctgctgctgctcacctaCGTGGCGTCCACGGAGACGTACA GCGTCCACAAGAACGGCTTCATCGTGTTCATCGGCAGCTCGCTGCTGCACATGCTCTTCACGTGCAGACTGTGGCAGGTGATCAGCAGATACTGCGTCAACCCAGag gaAGTGACGTCGTACCGATGGAAGGTGCGTCTCTTCTTGCTGAGCGTGAGCTGCTGTCTGGCTGCTGCCTATTTCTTCAGACGCCATAACAAATACTGCGAACCAGGAA TCTACACTCTGTTTGCACTGTGTGAGTACCTGGTCGTCCTCTCCAACATGGCCTTCCACATGACCGCCTTCCTGGACTTCGGGAGCAAAGAGATGCTGGTGGCCACGCCCCCCGAGGACAAGCGCTACTGA
- the LOC115371044 gene encoding odorant receptor 131-2-like has product MSIQLWENSSASQQYEIVQAKAFKSFLALSSCIIFLYINVVMLFTLRSKPVFSQTPRYILLYNLLFADTIQLALGQLLYILAAARVYMVRYVCLIITTITIITTGISPLNLAVMSLERYVAVCYPLRHASIITIRGTTTAVAVIWAICLVKQLISLLTLLFLETMPLHNLMQGFCAKHAIYHQKILEDFDSGFMYTVFVFVGVVIICSYFGVIISARSASTGKASANKALKTVLLHMFQLVLTLLSTLVTSIIAALHGKVDQITITRMYYVFFVFLVNLPRSLSCLIYGLRDQTIRSLLVQHLCFCLRHHMMPAGHLNKH; this is encoded by the coding sequence ATGTCCATCCAGTTGTGGGAAAATTCTTCGGCCAGTCAGCAGTATGAAATCGTGCAAGCAAAGGCGTTCAAAAGCTTCCTGGCACTCTCATCCTGCATTATCTTCCTTTACATTAATGTTGTTATGCTGTTCACTTTGAGAAGCAAGCCAGTGTTCAGTCAAACTCCCCGCTACATCCTGCTGTACAACCTCCTCTTCGCAGACACCATCCAGCTGGCACTGGGCCAGTTACTTTACATCCTGGCAGCAGCCAGAGTGTACATGGTACGCTATGTCTGCCTAATCATCACCACGATTACAATAATCACCACTGGCATTTCTCCCCTCAACCTTGCTGTCATGTCATTGGAGCGCTACGTGGCGGTCTGCTATCCACTGAGGCATGCTagcatcatcaccatcagaggcaccaccactgctgttgctgtcaTATGGGCCATCTGCTTGGTAAAACAGCTAATAAGCCTCTTAACGCTGCTCTTCCTGGAGACCATGCCCTTACACAATTTAATGCAGGGTTTCTGTGCAAAGCATGCCATTTACCACCAGAAGATTTTGGAAGACTTTGACAGCGGCTTCATgtacactgtgtttgtgtttgtgggcgTGGTCATCATCTGCTCatattttggtgtgatcatctCGGCGAGGTCCGCCTCGACAGGCAAAGCCTCAGCTAACAAAGCTCTTAAGACAGTCCTGTTGCACATGTTCCAGCTGGTTCTGACTCTTCTGTCCACCCTGGTCACCAGCATAATAGCGGCCCTCCACGGAAAAGTCGATCAAATCACTATTACACGCATGTActatgttttctttgtcttccttGTCAATTTACCCAGAAGCCTCAGCTGCCTGATATATGGCCTAAGAGACCAAACCATCAGATCCCTCCTTGTCCAGCACCTATGCTTCTGCCTCAGACACCACATGATGCCTGCTGGACATTTGAATAAGCACTGA